The following are from one region of the Paenibacillus sabinae T27 genome:
- a CDS encoding ketoacyl-ACP synthase III, whose translation MEHIAIRQAAYYHPEKVVHNDYYLDHFKSRGKDIARFLQVMGREQRYIAAEGENALTMGYQAARKVLSDAGLASEDLDMIVFSSQTPEYTYPTNALLLHHRLRGKSRTITLDSNANCAGMVAAVEQASRYMQSNPHVRYALVVGSDLSSVNCNPEDEITLPNFGDAAAAVILERRAERPGFIDSLYYTDSDDCENIMFPACGLSNIYNPEMTPEQIRISWKPFDGTCVVEPAAADIEEVMRRNGLTLDDIAAFCLSQFSLKNIELICEKLGADMDKFIYVGDEFGYTGTSSPFIALQRGIEQGSIKRGDYIFFWSVGAGWQLPTVLFQY comes from the coding sequence CTGGAGCATATTGCGATTCGCCAGGCCGCCTATTATCACCCGGAAAAAGTCGTGCACAACGATTATTATTTGGATCATTTTAAAAGCAGAGGCAAGGATATTGCCCGCTTTTTGCAAGTGATGGGCAGAGAGCAAAGATATATCGCCGCCGAAGGAGAGAACGCGCTGACCATGGGTTATCAGGCTGCGAGGAAGGTGCTTTCGGATGCCGGACTTGCAAGCGAGGATCTTGATATGATTGTCTTCTCGTCCCAGACGCCGGAATATACATATCCTACCAACGCACTGCTGCTGCATCATAGGCTTCGCGGCAAATCCCGCACGATTACACTCGACTCCAACGCGAACTGCGCCGGCATGGTGGCTGCGGTAGAACAGGCCAGCCGTTATATGCAGTCGAACCCCCATGTTCGCTATGCTCTGGTCGTAGGAAGCGACCTTAGCTCGGTGAACTGCAACCCCGAAGATGAAATCACATTACCCAATTTCGGAGATGCCGCGGCAGCCGTCATTCTGGAGCGCCGCGCCGAGCGGCCGGGCTTCATTGACTCCTTGTACTATACCGATTCCGATGACTGCGAGAATATCATGTTCCCGGCATGCGGCCTGTCCAATATTTATAATCCCGAAATGACACCTGAGCAAATACGGATTTCCTGGAAGCCGTTTGACGGCACCTGCGTGGTTGAACCGGCAGCGGCCGATATCGAGGAAGTGATGCGGCGTAACGGGTTGACTCTGGACGACATTGCGGCCTTTTGCCTGTCGCAGTTCTCACTGAAAAATATCGAGCTGATCTGCGAAAAGCTGGGCGCCGATATGGATAAATTCATCTATGTGGGAGACGAGTTTGGCTATACGGGGACAAGCAGCCCTTTTATTGCGCTGCAGCGCGGCATTGAACAGGGGAGCATCAAACGGGGCGATTACATTTTCTTCTGGTCGGTGGGAGCCGGCTGGCAGCTTCCGACCGTTCTTTTTCAATATTAA
- a CDS encoding HPr family phosphocarrier protein, producing the protein MRVHDITLTRDFSSDDLKSISIKAGRYLSEIILLKPDAVIDAKSLLGMMLYPLKKGFVITIRTKGKDEEEALDFMCEIMDSRQSGDVVLKAGGMV; encoded by the coding sequence ATGCGCGTGCACGATATTACTTTGACCCGCGACTTCTCCTCCGATGACCTCAAGAGCATATCGATCAAAGCGGGACGTTACCTCTCCGAGATTATACTGCTGAAGCCGGATGCGGTCATCGATGCGAAAAGCTTGCTGGGAATGATGCTGTATCCGCTCAAAAAAGGCTTTGTCATCACCATCCGCACCAAAGGCAAGGACGAGGAAGAAGCGCTGGACTTTATGTGCGAGATTATGGATTCCCGCCAAAGCGGCGATGTCGTCCTAAAGGCGGGGGGAATGGTCTAG
- a CDS encoding LysE family translocator, producing the protein MDIFIGYIFLGISLSAPIGPINAAQLDKGIRSGFWHAWLVGLGAICADILYMLLVYFGVIQLLESPYVKAFLWLFGFLVLVYTGIESMKDAGRNTYPGQTRDDASLSKSLLSGFLMSLFNPLSILFWLGIYGSVLAKAAAEYPMRQLLFYSGGIVLGILLWDISMAGAASFFRRFLTARVLKSLSILSGLALIGFGLYFGKEAVRIIFFH; encoded by the coding sequence GTGGACATTTTTATCGGCTACATTTTTCTTGGCATATCGCTCTCGGCACCTATCGGGCCCATTAACGCCGCACAGTTGGACAAAGGCATCCGGAGCGGCTTCTGGCATGCCTGGCTTGTTGGGCTCGGGGCCATCTGCGCGGACATTTTATATATGCTGCTTGTCTATTTCGGCGTCATTCAACTGCTGGAGTCCCCGTATGTCAAAGCTTTTCTTTGGCTGTTCGGTTTTTTGGTGCTGGTGTACACCGGAATCGAGAGCATGAAGGATGCCGGCCGCAACACGTACCCGGGGCAGACAAGAGATGATGCCAGCCTTAGCAAATCGCTGCTTTCCGGATTTCTGATGTCCCTGTTCAATCCGCTGTCGATCCTGTTCTGGCTCGGCATTTACGGTTCTGTACTGGCCAAAGCGGCTGCGGAGTACCCGATGCGTCAGCTTCTCTTTTACAGCGGCGGCATCGTGCTCGGGATTCTTCTCTGGGATATCAGCATGGCAGGAGCGGCCAGCTTTTTTCGCAGATTCTTGACCGCCCGCGTATTAAAAAGCTTGTCCATCCTATCCGGATTGGCGCTGATCGGCTTCGGACTGTACTTCGGGAAGGAAGCGGTCAGGATTATCTTTTTCCACTAA
- a CDS encoding amino acid permease, protein MDNQSSSKGGGKLKWWQLSLLGVAGTIGTGYFLGSGLAIKIGGPSVLIAYLLAAAGTYVVFDALSRMTADHPEQGSFRSYAQKAFGGWAGFGSGHVYWCSELLIMGSQLTALSIFSRFWFPSVPMWIFAAGFGLLGLIIVFFGNKGFDRVEHVLAVVKMAAIVMFLVLAAGLLMGWIDGGRFKPNLPLTAKEWFPSGGMGLWSSFIFAFYAYGGIEALGIMSYRLQKPEEAPKAGKIMLLLLAGVYVLSIALAIIMVPHSRFNSKESPFVLALSSDHLAFVPHVFNGVLIIAGFSTMTASLYAVTSMIITLAQEGDAPKLFSRKLKNKYPVPALSLIAAGLTATIVMSRLMPGKVYEYITTAAGLMLLYNWSFILLSSARLLKPFRFSGVKRWCGLILIAAAVAGTIFHHESRPGFIVSLLLVALIAGCDAIVQYMRKRRSGDETEEDKPETPAAAPRHGRLSGGPSFRIKGIWLRKSRL, encoded by the coding sequence ATGGACAATCAATCGTCTTCAAAAGGCGGCGGAAAGCTCAAGTGGTGGCAGTTGTCCCTGCTCGGAGTGGCGGGAACGATCGGCACGGGCTATTTTCTCGGTTCCGGCCTTGCGATTAAGATTGGCGGACCGTCCGTACTGATTGCTTATCTTCTGGCTGCAGCCGGAACCTACGTCGTCTTCGACGCGCTGTCCCGAATGACCGCTGATCATCCCGAGCAGGGCTCTTTCCGTTCTTATGCCCAGAAGGCGTTCGGGGGATGGGCGGGATTCGGGAGCGGGCATGTGTATTGGTGCTCCGAGCTGCTCATTATGGGGAGTCAGCTGACGGCGCTGTCCATATTCTCAAGGTTCTGGTTCCCTTCCGTTCCGATGTGGATTTTCGCCGCCGGTTTCGGGTTGCTCGGTCTGATTATTGTCTTTTTCGGCAATAAGGGCTTTGACCGGGTGGAGCATGTGCTTGCCGTAGTCAAAATGGCCGCGATCGTCATGTTTCTGGTACTGGCGGCGGGGCTGCTTATGGGGTGGATCGACGGAGGGCGGTTTAAGCCGAATCTGCCGCTGACGGCCAAAGAATGGTTTCCAAGCGGCGGAATGGGGCTGTGGTCGTCTTTTATCTTTGCCTTTTACGCTTATGGCGGAATTGAGGCGCTCGGCATTATGTCTTACCGGCTCCAGAAGCCGGAGGAAGCCCCGAAAGCGGGGAAGATCATGCTGCTGCTGCTCGCGGGCGTGTATGTCCTGTCGATCGCCCTGGCGATCATCATGGTGCCCCATTCCCGGTTTAATTCGAAGGAGAGCCCGTTCGTGCTGGCCTTAAGCAGCGACCATCTGGCTTTTGTTCCCCATGTCTTTAACGGGGTGCTGATCATTGCCGGCTTCTCCACGATGACTGCATCGCTCTATGCCGTCACTTCCATGATCATCACGCTTGCGCAGGAGGGGGACGCCCCCAAGCTGTTCTCGCGGAAGCTGAAGAATAAATATCCGGTGCCAGCGCTGAGCCTGATTGCGGCAGGTCTAACGGCGACCATCGTCATGTCTCGCCTGATGCCGGGAAAGGTGTATGAATACATCACCACGGCTGCGGGCCTTATGCTGCTCTACAACTGGTCGTTTATTTTGCTGTCCTCGGCCAGGCTGCTAAAGCCTTTCAGATTCAGCGGAGTCAAGCGCTGGTGCGGGCTCATACTGATCGCTGCGGCGGTCGCCGGGACGATCTTTCATCACGAGAGCCGGCCGGGCTTCATCGTCAGCCTGCTGCTTGTGGCCCTTATTGCCGGCTGCGACGCAATTGTCCAGTATATGCGCAAAAGGCGCAGCGGCGACGAAACAGAGGAGGACAAGCCGGAAACACCGGCTGCTGCTCCCCGGCATGGGCGGTTAAGCGGTGGACCCAGCTTCCGGATCAAGGGCATTTGGCTGCGAAAATCGCGGCTTTAG
- a CDS encoding prohibitin family protein: protein MATNPKLRSFRSGRIIGAVAAGLIVLLIGGNAFSTVEYGHVGLYKTFGKLNDNVLSPGIHFKLPFIQTIIQVNTQVTKAETDTSASSKDLQPVSTHVAVNYSVNKESAYNLMNNIGGNFDSVIINPAIQEIVKEVTARYPAEDLITRRDVVAGEISDHLKNRLAKYDLIVNDINIVNFKFSEAFNDSIEAKQVAQQQALKAENDLKRIEIEAKQKVAQAQAEAQSLKLKKQEVTPELVQLKQIEVQEKALDKWDGKLPSVTGGATPFIDLNSLAGK from the coding sequence ATGGCAACTAATCCAAAGCTGCGGTCGTTTCGTTCCGGAAGAATTATCGGCGCTGTCGCGGCTGGGCTTATCGTGCTGCTGATCGGGGGGAATGCATTTTCCACGGTCGAATACGGGCACGTAGGGCTGTACAAGACGTTCGGGAAGCTGAACGACAATGTTTTATCGCCGGGGATTCATTTCAAGCTTCCGTTTATCCAGACCATCATCCAGGTCAACACGCAGGTAACCAAGGCGGAAACCGACACCTCGGCTTCGTCGAAGGATCTTCAGCCCGTATCAACGCATGTAGCGGTGAACTATTCGGTGAACAAGGAGTCGGCGTACAATCTGATGAACAATATCGGCGGCAACTTCGACTCGGTGATCATCAATCCGGCCATTCAGGAAATCGTTAAGGAAGTTACGGCCAGATACCCTGCGGAGGACCTTATTACCCGACGCGATGTGGTTGCCGGCGAGATTAGCGATCATTTGAAGAACCGGCTGGCAAAATACGATTTGATTGTGAACGACATCAACATTGTTAATTTTAAATTCTCCGAAGCGTTTAACGATTCGATTGAAGCAAAGCAGGTAGCCCAGCAGCAGGCGCTGAAAGCGGAGAACGATCTGAAGCGGATCGAAATCGAGGCTAAGCAAAAAGTCGCCCAGGCTCAGGCCGAGGCCCAGTCGCTAAAGCTGAAGAAGCAGGAAGTTACGCCCGAACTCGTCCAGCTGAAGCAGATTGAGGTCCAGGAAAAAGCGCTGGATAAATGGGACGGGAAGCTGCCGTCCGTTACCGGAGGCGCGACTCCGTTTATTGACCTCAATTCTCTGGCCGGAAAATAA
- a CDS encoding bifunctional 3-deoxy-7-phosphoheptulonate synthase/chorismate mutase produces MSNAELENLRNRLDEINSELLALISERAEIVREIGAVKEKQGVPKFDPEREKKMLDKLVAENKGPFTESTIRTLFKQIFKASLDLQSAEHKKSLLVSRKTRKEDTVILLPGDVVVGGSASVMVAGPCSIESEQQTRAVAAALQKAGVRVMRGGAFKPRTSPYDFQGLGMDGLRILREAADEYGLLTISEIVDPAHIEPSLDYVDIIQIGARNMQNFELLKAAGEVNKPVLLKRGLAATMEEFLHAAEYIMSRGNTQVMLIERGIRTYEKWTRNTLDISAVPILKQESHLPVLVDVTHSTGRKDILAPCAKAALAAGADGIMVEVHPDPATALSDAAQQLNFDEFNTFFDEVKASGLYRQ; encoded by the coding sequence ATGAGTAATGCAGAATTGGAAAACCTGAGAAACCGGCTGGATGAGATCAACAGTGAGCTGCTTGCGCTGATTTCGGAGCGGGCGGAGATTGTCCGTGAAATTGGAGCTGTCAAAGAGAAGCAGGGCGTACCGAAATTCGATCCCGAACGGGAAAAGAAGATGCTGGATAAGCTCGTTGCAGAGAACAAGGGACCGTTCACGGAAAGCACGATCCGCACGCTGTTCAAGCAGATCTTCAAGGCATCGCTTGATCTGCAAAGCGCCGAGCATAAGAAGAGCCTGCTTGTCAGCCGCAAGACCCGCAAGGAAGACACGGTTATTCTCCTTCCAGGAGACGTTGTCGTTGGCGGCAGCGCTTCGGTGATGGTTGCGGGTCCTTGCTCGATCGAGAGTGAGCAGCAGACCCGGGCGGTAGCTGCGGCGCTGCAAAAGGCGGGCGTTCGCGTAATGCGCGGCGGTGCGTTCAAGCCTCGCACCTCGCCGTACGATTTCCAGGGTCTCGGCATGGACGGCCTGCGCATCCTGCGCGAAGCTGCGGATGAATACGGCCTGCTGACCATCAGTGAAATCGTGGACCCGGCGCATATCGAGCCTTCGCTCGATTATGTCGACATCATTCAGATCGGCGCGCGCAACATGCAGAACTTCGAGCTGCTAAAGGCGGCGGGCGAAGTGAACAAACCCGTACTGCTGAAGCGCGGACTCGCGGCGACGATGGAGGAGTTCCTGCACGCGGCCGAGTACATTATGTCCCGCGGCAATACGCAGGTCATGCTGATTGAACGCGGTATCCGCACCTATGAGAAATGGACGCGCAACACGCTCGATATTTCCGCCGTGCCGATTCTGAAGCAGGAGAGCCATTTGCCGGTGCTGGTCGACGTTACCCATTCCACCGGACGCAAGGACATTCTCGCACCATGCGCAAAGGCTGCCCTTGCGGCGGGAGCCGACGGCATTATGGTCGAGGTTCATCCCGATCCGGCGACGGCGCTGTCCGACGCGGCGCAGCAGCTTAATTTCGACGAGTTCAACACGTTCTTCGACGAAGTGAAGGCGTCCGGACTTTACCGCCAATAA